The following DNA comes from Carassius auratus strain Wakin unplaced genomic scaffold, ASM336829v1 scaf_tig00022130, whole genome shotgun sequence.
tttcttgTTGAGGTCTAGAAAAAtatgtgcataaagggctgcaataaactcttgaatgctcatGTGAACaaagcagtacatggtaccaagagCTATGCCTTTTTCCACCTTAAAGATCTCTGTACACATGCCTGAATACACGGATGCCTTATAGACatcaataccacaggcttccagatctgtgtcatagaagatcacattgtttcttttcagctgatcaaatgccagtttccccagtgaaagAATGGCATCTTTATCCCATGAAACATCTGCAGTGTATTTTCCATCATACTTTCGTCTACTCTGCAGTATCTGAAAGTGGagaaagtgtgtgtacatttgtgtcagagtcttgggagtgtcttcagtatttgatCTCTGCAGTGTTTTGGAGGCGTTATCAGCTTGATTGTTTTTCAGATCATtgtttcttttctcctctaaaatattctggagaacagtggctgaaatccagcagaagactgggatgtggcacatgataaagagactctttgattgtttaacatgatcaatgatttctttggcctgattctcatccaTGAACCTTTTTttgaagtactcctccttttgtgcatcattgaatcctcgtatctctgtcagccggtcaatacagtcaggaggaatcttactggcagctgctggtctggtggtgatccagatgagagcagaaggaagcagatttcccttgatgaggttcgtaAGGAGAACATCTAGAGAAGCTGGTGATGATACATCACGACACGTCCCATTACCCTCAAAGTTTAGAGGAAGACGACATTCATCCAGTCCATCAAGAATGAATAAGACTTTAAATTTATCATTTTTCGTAAGGTTCAGTTCTTTTGCCTCTGGGAAAAACTGACTTATCAGGCTCATCAAACTAAGTTTTTCTTTCTCCTTGAAATTCATCTCTCGGaaaggaagaggaaatatgaagctgatgtcttgattttcttttccttcagcccaatccagaacaaactttTGCACAGAGATGGATTTTCCAATACCAGCAACTCCTTTTGTTAGTACAGTTTTGATCATCTTGTTTTGTTCGGTTGCTTCAAACAAATTATTGCATtcaacctgtatctcctgtgattcatgttgcctggaagcaacttcaatctgtcttaCCTCATGCTCAGTATTAACCTGCTCACTACAACCCTGAGTAATATAATGATCAGTGTAGATTTTATTCAGAAGTGTACAATcaccttgctttgcaattccttcaaacacacattgatactttTGCTTCAGGTTCGATTTAAGTTGTTGTTGATGAATGAAGATCAGCTCttatgaaaaaaacacacaacaaaaacacttaaTCTTACTCTTCTTTccttgttataattttttttttaaacagactcATGAGCCTCTTACCTTTTAAAGTGTCTGCAATCTCATCTTGCTTCATTCTTTTTAGAAAATAAAGTACGATATCAAAAGCTGCTTCTTTGATTTCACATGTGTCCTTTATAAAATCCTGCACAAAGTATTGTGtgttctctttttttaatattttcttcaaCCTTGTCAGTTCATTCttcagaaatataataattttgtccTCAAGATCctaaaatcaaaaaaaataaaaacaaagagggtACAATAACAAAACGTTATTAAATCTTACATCCACATATGAAAAATAAGGTTAAACAAATTACAGACAGATGAGAGTAAAAAGCATTTACAAAGCTGTGATAATGTTAGAAATTTAACAGCAAAGTTCAATAGTACAGAAAAAACAGAACATCAAAAAGTCTCATTTTAGAATATCAGTTATCATGAACAAACTTCATGCAGttattttaagtaacatttaCAGAGAGCACCTGAGAAAACGTCACACCAGTGTTTCCCCTATATGCAATTTAGCAGGCACACTGTAACTACGGACTTTTTAGCATCACTGCTAAAAGATCACAAGACTGCTTTGATGCAATATTGAATACTAATAAACTTATCAGACAAAAACTGTAACAAAAGTACCAGAACTGAGGTAGGGAAAATGAACATTTCCGAATGACTACATGACTGTTACCTAAATCATGCATATCTCTGAAGTTGCTAAATACCGTTTAAGattctaatttaataatttattaagctATCAAGTTAGAAGTGATCTTGTCTATCTTCCTACTGTTAGCTGCAtagtgtcacgctgtctggtctctgtttccctgggtgtccactagtgggctcacttccccttaggcacttcaccata
Coding sequences within:
- the LOC113077295 gene encoding NACHT, LRR and PYD domains-containing protein 4-like — protein: METTSSAERERSGSHVSSFVSMKSDHSKDGGTPKFSEKTTSTKSNKGHKTTVNIGSEITRWEALKAQKGMRSDVELATFLLNKIQHEQSDFQNYRFNIENLVWIFKDLEDKIIIFLKNELTRLKKILKKENTQYFVQDFIKDTCEIKEAAFDIVLYFLKRMKQDEIADTLKELIFIHQQQLKSNLKQKYQCVFEGIAKQGDCTLLNKIYTDHYITQGCSEQVNTEHEVRQIEVASRQHESQEIQVECNNLFEATEQNKMIKTVLTKGVAGIGKSISVQKFVLDWAEGKENQDISFIFPLPFREMNFKEKEKLSLMSLISQFFPEAKELNLTKNDKFKVLFILDGLDECRLPLNFEGNGTCRDVSSPASLDVLLTNLIKGNLLPSALIWITTRPAAASKIPPDCIDRLTEIRGFNDAQKEEYFKKRFMDENQAKEIIDHVKQSKSLFIMCHIPVFCWISATVLQNILEEKRNNDLKNNQADNASKTLQRSNTEDTPKTLTQMYTHFLHFQILQSRRKYDGKYTADVSWDKDAILSLGKLAFDQLKRNNVIFYDTDLEACGIDVYKASVYSGMCTEIFKVEKGIALGTMYCFVHMSIQEFIAALYAHIFLDLNKKNAFSTEQENKNETLFDLLKTAVDKALESDTGHLDLFLRFLLGLSIASKKTLLRGLLTQQNGDEQSKMEIVQYIKQKLDDSLSPERSINLFYCLNELNDQTLVKEIQIHLNKGSLSSADLSPAQWSALAFVLLTSNEEMEEFELQKFKKSDECLIRLSPVIKTSRKAKLNNCNLTDRSCLALATVLGSDSNLKDLNMNNNNLQDSGLINLCSGLKSVKCELEILSLRNCDLTEESCSTIASVLSSDSSSLKDLDLSNNKLQDSGVMLLSDGLKENCKLEKLR